From Fulvivirga lutea:
ATACACGCAGGATTGGTAACAACCGGTGAAATTGGAGCATTGAAAAAGGAAATCATCTTTACAGGCGATGTGCTCAATACGACATCCCGAATTCAGGGTTTGTGTAACGAATTGGGCGTTGACAACCTCATCTCAAAAGAGCTCGCAGATCAATTACCCTATACAGAAAACTTCAGTTTTAAATCGATGGGTACGCATGATCTGAAGGGAAAGATAGCATCTTTGGAGTTGGTAGCTGTTGTCTGATGTGTAACAATGAGCGTGAATTTATTTTCGATATGGAAACTCTTTAATAATATCCTCTCGATAACTGGGGCCTATGCTAATTTTATGACCGCTTTGTAATGTTACCTGATGCGATTCGATAATTTTAATATGCCGCTTAGCTACTACAAATGATTTATGAATGCGCATAAAATGCTGCTGAGGGAATACATCGTAAATCGTATTCATATTTTCTCTTATCAAATCCTTTCGCCCATCCACCTGATGAATTTCGATGTAATTGCTGTCCTTTTTAAGAAAAAGGATTTCTTCAAGCCTTATTTTCTGAAGTCCGTGGGCAATTTTTACCATAATAAAGTCATCTTCAGAAACAGATCCTTCTGATGATGATTTAACCTTATTGATGGCTTTTAGAAATCGTTCAAACCGTATGGGTTTCAAAAGATAGTCTGCCACATCATTTTCGTAACCATCCAAAGCAAACTCTGCATAGGCAGTAGTGAAAATAATAGTAGGCTTTTTAGTGAGGGATTGGATAAACTCCACTCCGTTTAGTCCTGGCATATTAATATCCAGAAAAATTATATCAACAGTCTCTGTATGTAAAAAGTGTAATGCTTTGAGGGGGTCTTTAAATTCCTCTTTTAGTTGCAGCCATTCAACTTGAGAAATGTAACGCTTAATAACTTCTCTGGCGTTATGCTCATCATCTACTATTATGCAGTTAAAATTGTTCATGGTAACTCCAAAGTAAGTATAACCTCATAATAATTATCTGTCGATTCAATATAAAGCTGGTGTTTATTAGGATAAAGTAAGTCCAGCCTGTTTTTAGTATTATCCAAACCAACTCCAAAGGAAATATCATCTCTTGCTTTACTACCCACTGAATTCCGAACTTTCATCTGAAATTTCTCGGCAACATCAATATCGATATGTATATAGGAGCGACCAGAAATATTGATGCCATGTTTAAAGGCATTTTCAATAAAATTAATCAATATCATTTGATGGATTTCTTTGCCTTCAAAATCACCTTCTATCTTAAACTGTATATCGACATCATCCCCATCTTTGAACCTCAGGCCTTGTAAATGGACATAAGATTTTACGTATTCAATTTCCTTTGTCAGAGGCATTAATGTGGTGTCTTTATTCTCTAAAGTGTATCTGAACATCTCAGATAAAGTTGCTACACCATCTTCAATTACAGGTGCCTTATGTTTCTGTGCAAGTGAGAAAAATGTATTTAATGTGTTGAATAAAAAGTGTGGGTTAATTTGTGCACGTAGTAACTGGTTTTCAGCCTTTATTTTATCCTGTAGTATTAACTTTTTGAGCTGCTGATCCTTTACCCAGCTATCATAAAACGAATAACCAAGTGTAAAAGCGAAGCAATTGACATAGGTGAGACTGGATGTGTTTAACCCAATTGATTCAATAAAAAAACCTTTGACGCTTACTTTACTATCTGAAGGCAATGTCAGGTATTGAATGAGTAGCGTATCTATTAAATACTGCATTGCAGGTACAAATACCATCAATAAAATTAATGAAATGAAATAGGCTAAGTACTTCTTTCTAAGAAACAGTTTAGGGAAAAGTAGCTGAGAATGGAAGTAGAAAAAAAACATGCAAGAGCCGCCCAACACCCAATAGTAATAAGTATGAGTAATTAAAAAGCCGGTTTCGCCTTCATCGGATTGTATAAGAGAGTATGCTGGGAAAAGCTTACATAAAAGTAAAATAAATAGACTCCAGCATGTTATGTGGATGATTATCGTAAATACTTTCCTCCTCATAATGGTAAGGTATTCAATAATCCTCAAATTGAGGAAAATACCTTTAAAGAACAGCTTTTCTCTGAAATTAGAGCTCTTTGACTAAATCGTTGACCATATTAATGAGCTCCTCATTGTTCCATTGGTTATTAATTATGACAACTATATCTCCGGTGGATGGCACGTAGCCCACAAATGAACTGTAAGCGATAGTGAAGCCGGAATGCCAATAAACAAGCTTGCCACCATATGCACTTCGAAACATACCTGCACCGTAATCCAAACCGTCCGCACCTTTATTAAATGTAGTTATCAGGCTAAGAGATGACTCACTGATCACTTCTTTCTGAAAAATGGCATGAAACCAATTGGCCAGATTACCGCAGGATGACCATACATCGCCCGTGTATCTTCCCATACTCTCTACTGCAGTACGGTCTAAATCTTTAATTGATTCAGTGTTTACCCATGCAAATGCCTGCTCATTAGTGGGTACCTCCAGCAGCCCTAGAAATGTGTCATTTAATTCTAAAGAGTTGAAAAGCTCATTTCTTAACACTTCGCTGAATTCAGCTCCTTTTATTTTTTCAACCACCATGCCTAACACTTTGTAATTAGCATCAGAATACAAAAACTTAGTGCCTGGTTCAGAATGTGGGGGCTCCATAAATTCAACAAATTTTTCGAAGGTAATTTCAGTGGAGGGATTGTTGATTACGAAGTTAAACAACCCATTGGATCCTGGTAATGGATGATCTAACCCTGAATTATGAATAAGCAATTGTTGGATGGTAATATTACCTGGAATTTTTTCGCTAACAATCTCTGGTAATAGTTCATTAATGGTCGAAGTTAATTTCAATGAACCCTCTTCTATTAATTGAAGGGTTAATACACACGTAAAGGTTTTGCTAATACTTCCAACGGCAAAGCTCAGATCTGCACTAAGAGGAGTGCCTTCTTCAGACTCACCAATAGCTCCACTAATAATTTCGCCATTTGACTTTAATATAAGTGCAGCTGCCCCTCCTTTTACAAAGGTATCCTCAAATTCATTGAGTACGGTCTGAACCATATTAACCGATACACCATCATCATTACTGTCATCACCACATGATGAGAAAACCAAAAGTGTAAGAACACTGATTACACTCAGGCAATACTTATTCATTATTTTCATAGATGAATAAAACTTGAACCAAATGTTTACTAAAACAATTGGTTGTGACGAATGTGCTTATTTTGGTGGTGAAATAGTGAAAATTGTGATTTGGTCGTTAGAGCTTAAATCTTTACCACCCCCAACTTAACCCTGCCACTAGAAGTATCTGTAAAAGCCACAAAAATATCGTCACCATCGGAGGTGATTTGCGGGAAACCGCTGCTTCTGGCTGTTGATGAGCTGGCTATGACAGTTCTTTTTAAGACTTCTCCTGAAGCTGACACTAGGGCACCTTCAATGTTTTCACCTTCCATCCAGGTGACAAAGGCCTTTTCATCGTCTAACATCACTGCATCAACGCGGCCGATGGCTGAGCCTTTATCCAGTCTAACAGGATTCGAAAATGTCTCCCCTCCATCTTTGGTAAATACCACATTCACTCTGGGTTCGTCAGGCGCGGTGAACCAGGCTACCACGGCCTGATTGCCATAAGCACTTATTCTTGGTCCATTAACCGGGCAGCCTGCAATATTCCAATTGTCATGATGTACCGCTACAGGTTCTGTCCATTCATTATCAACAAATCGAACCACATACATATCCCTGATCTCATCCTCGGAGCGGTTTCTGTACACAACTGCCGGCCCCGAAGAAGTAATGGCCACCGATGTTTGACAGCAATCGCATACACTATTGTCGAGTTCCCATTCATTCAGTTTTTCACCGTTTGTATTCAAGATGGCTGCTCTTAATGTCATTGCACCTCCTTGTCCATGCCCATCATGCGATTCTTCCATAACTGTATTTCTTCCATCCAGCCAAACCACTAAAAAATTGTCCATATATGGTGTTACTGATACAAATCCATGTTCCGCTTCTTTGCCGTCATCATGTAAAACAAAAGGCGCATTCCAAGCATTACCGCTATCATTCGAAACAGTCACTTTAATGTCATAGCTATATGTGCCTTCACTACTTTTTTGCAGATAATGGGCCAGAAAATTCTGACCGTGTAGAGTAGATATCATCGGATAATCCGCCCAATTCACAAACCAGTCAGTGCCTGAGGTGATAGGTTTTGGGTTCATATCCGTTCCAATCTGATCATAAACCAGCCTGGCCGTATCGTCAGATTCAATTACCCATGACAGATAAACGTTGGAATCAAGATCGGTATACAAGTGCGGTAATGAGCCCGGAAATTCATCCAGCCAATTAACTTGTGATGGGACATTTTCGCTTACTGTCTCTTGATCAGTTGAAGACTTGCAGCCTGCAACAAGTAATGCAATAGCCGCCAAGATTTGTAAATGTTTATTCATCAGTAATAATTTTCTTGATCTGGCTTTTACTTTCTTCGCTATACCAGTTCCTGCTCCCTTTTTCTTCAAAAGCCAGTTCGCCAGCTCTATTAAAAACAAAAGTGGCGGGTAAAGCAAATACGCCCAGTGATTCAGGTGTATTTTGCAATTGTACGAAGTTTAATTTGAAAGACTTTTTCTCTTTAAATTGAATGATTTTGTCTACTTCCTCATTGGAGGCTATCAGGAATTCCACGTCATCCCCATACAATTCAGTCAACTTTTCAATGGAAGGCATTTCTTTAATACAGGGTGCGCACCATGTGGCCCAAATATTTAGAAATACAACCTTACCCTCATAATCCTCTAACGTAGACGATTCACCTGAGAGTGTTTTAATATCGATTTGAGGCGTATTTGCCTGCTCCTTCGTTGAGCAGGCTACGCTTACAAGTACAATCGTGAGTAAGGCTAGTGCAGACTTATATTTCTTCTTCAACCTTACCACATTTCAACATTTTATCTCCAAAATATGGATTTCTGATTTCTGACGACAAGCTCACCCAATTTCCTCCGTTATTGTCAAAAGCCATAGGGCAATACTGCACGTATAATGTTTCATCAGAGCCGTTAGCTTTCACATGGGCGATAAAGGCTGCCGTAAGGTCGAGGAAAGCTTTTCTTTGCTCTTCAACATCCTCAGTGTTTGAGATTTTCATTGCTGCTGACATTAACTCGCCCTGATTATCATTTTCGGTGATGACGTTATGCATTTCTGTGGCTGCAGCTTTTGCTTCTGCCCCGTTAGTTGCTACTAAAGCATCTTTCAGCTTCATGTAAGCCTGCACTAACTCAGCGGAGCTATCAGTTGCAGCTTCTTCAGAAGTAGCTTCTTCCTTAACCTCTGTTGTAGCTTCAGTAGTTGTTTCTTTTTCTTCTCCTTTTTGAGCTCCACAAGCCATCAAAAGACTAACTGTGGCAATTGATAAAAGTGTTGTTTTCATAGTTGTATGTATTAATTGATTAATTGTTTATTACTTTAAATGATACGCTTAAATCAGACCAGCTTAACTTGATTACACCTGATTTATCGTTTGATGGAATTACCTCGTACTTAAGAGATTCAACCGGTTCATTGAGCTTTGTCGGTTTTACTTTAAACCTAAGCAGATCATTGGCTTGTGTATAATCATCAGCTAAGTGCATGTCCCAATCTTTGCTTAAAATGATAGTCCACTGATCTTTACCTGGTATCGTAAAGAATCCATATTTGCCCGCAGGCACTTTTGTGTTATTGATCGTTACGTCATTAGAGAAGTCGATGGTCGTAGCTTTGTGCGCACCGCTCGACCAAACTTTGTCATACGCAACTAGTCCACCCCAAATTACACGGCCTCTTACACTTGGAGATGAGTAATCGATATGAATGTGTGTATTACCAATGTTACCCATAGCTGATGTTTTTGGACTTTTTGGTTTGGGTTTGTCGGATTCTGCCGGGGTAGCTTTCGCACTTCCAGCCAACTCTTCCTCCACATTTCCACAAGTGAGCATTGCGTCTCCAAAATATGGATTTCTAATTTGCTCTTCCATGCTTATCCAGCTTGCACCGGTATTGTTAGCGGCCATCGGACAATATTGCACATATATTTTTTCTCTGTTAGGATTAAATGCCTTGGTTAAACTGATCAATGTGTTGGAAATGGGAATAAAAGCTGTTCTAATTGCTTCAATATCAGACCAGTGATTGGTATGCTCCAGGCTTGATTTGAAGTTATCTGACAGTGCCATCCAGGTGTTATGTGCATCGCCTTTAAACAGGGCCATATTCACATTATTTACACTCTTTTTAAGCATGTTAGCTGCTTCTTTCGCTTGATCAAAATTACTCGCAACCAATGCATCTTTAAGCTTTAAATAATGCGTGTAAATAGGCTTTAAAGCATCCTTGGCTTGTGGATCTATGGCTGTTTTTTGAACTTCCACCTTCATTTCGGCCATCTGGCCTGAGCTTCCACCATGATTATGACCAGTCATTACAGCACCACCCGCGGGGTTCATCATGCTAGGTTTACCGGCTAGCTGAGCTGCAGCATCTATGCTAAAGGTTCCATTCACTGCAATTTCTTCACCAGCCTCCAGACCTGACTCAATCACATATTCTTCACCAAGTTCCGGCCCTAAAGTAACTTCCCGCATCATAAAGCTCACGCCTTCGCTGCTTTGGTTCATCACATACACAACAGATCTTTTGCCCGTCCACATAACGGCAGATTTGGGAACGGTTAGCGTGGCATCTTTTCCATCCTGGCTGCTTTTAATTTGACCCGTTGCAAACATCTCCGGCTTTAATGCCAAATCTTTATTCGCCACTTCCACTCTGGCTTTGGCCACCCTTGTTTTAGGATCAATAGTTGGGTCGATGTAGGTTACTTTGCCTGTAAAGGTTTTACCCGGCAAAGACTTTACAGTATAAGAAATTTCATTGCCTTTTTTCACCCATTGCAAGTCCGATTCATATACATCAAACAGTACCCAAACTTTAGAGAGATTGGCTATTTCGTAAATGGGCTGACCGGCTTTTAGATAATCACCCAAGTTCACCATTTTTTTGGTTACATAGCCGGAAACATTGGCTACAATTGGAAATTCAGTAATCGTTTTTTTAGAAGTTACTACCTTTTCTACCTGAGCATCGGTAAGCTTCCAATTTTTCAACTTCTCTTTGGCGGCACTGAATAATGCCGGTTGCTTTTCTTTGATTTTCTCAGCCTCCAGTAATTCTTCCTGAGCTGTAACTAATTCCGGTGAATAGACATAGGCGATCACCTGACCTTTATTTACATAATCGCCAGTAAAGTTTACATTCAACTTTTCGACACGCCCCGGAATGTGCGATGATTGCGTAAACAGTTGTCTTTCATCAGCTTGAACTTTACCTGTTAGTCTTACCGATTTATTTGCTGCATTCGTACCAACAATCAACGTTCTCACATTAGCGAGTTGCATGGCTGTGGGTGACATAGAAATGGCATTCGGATCTAAATTTCCGGCATCTTCCTCCAGAGGAATTAAGTCCATTCCACAAATAGGGCAATCACCTGCTTCATTTTGTCGAATCTGTGGATGCATGGAGCAAGTCCAAACGGTTTCAACACCTACTGCGGCAGCCGAATGATCGTGTTCTGCATTATTGGTATCGTTGGAATTACCAAAGATCAACCAGCCTATTAGCAAACCAATCAAAAGTGTGCTGACGGCAACCAGTATAGTTTTAGTGATGTTTTTCATTTCTTTATTCAATTACAAATTTTAGTAGCAAGCCTACTGCTAACCATAAGTAGCAAGTAAGGGCAAGCCATTTAAGAATTTTTTCGAGTAAGGGACTTTTGGGAGCCATTTCTTTATGATGCATTACATCTTTTCCTTTTATCAAACCGAAATAGAGGAGCGCCCCGGATATGAGTAGAAAGCCTAGGTTCATGTAAAATGTATAGTCAATAGCAAAGTGATCATTTTCTGCAATGCTTACACCGCTGCTCTGAGGAATTAAATTGAATAGTTCAAATCCATAATGCAGAATTAGTGAGGTGCCAATGAGCGATGTAAATAATAGGAAGAGGATAAAAAACGACATCTTCCAACCATAATATTTAGCATTGATTCTAAGCACTGGAAAAACCACTAAATCGCTAAATATGAAGGCTATTACACCGGCAAAACTTACACCTTTACCAAATAGCAAGGCCGCTAATGGAATATTACCCATTGAGCCAATAAATGTTAAAAAGGCAGCTACCGGACCTACAATAACATGCTCCAGCAACGTAAAAAAGTCATACGATTGTTTGCCAACACCTGTATTGATAAATAGAGTTTGAAAGAAAGAATCTGGCACAAAAGCAGATACAATTCCGGCAATAGTAAAACCGACTGTTACATCTTTCCAAACCATCTTCCACTCCATAAAATACTGTTTACCTACTTTGGCCCAGCTTTCTTCGGAGGTTAACTTTTGATTAAATGATTTGTCATCACCTGCTTCATCTTTCGAATCGCTTAGTTTATTGCGTGCATTCTGAATAAGCTTGGTAGGGTTTATCAGTTTAATTAATAACCAGCTGAATAGAATAAGCAAAATACCCCCGACATACTCGCCTACAAGAAATTGCCAACCAAGGAAAATTGAAATGATAATTCCTAATTCAATTACCAGGTTGGTAGATGCCAGTAAAAAGGCAATAGAAGATACAAAGCTTGCTCCTTTTTGAAACAACGAC
This genomic window contains:
- a CDS encoding LytR/AlgR family response regulator transcription factor → MNNFNCIIVDDEHNAREVIKRYISQVEWLQLKEEFKDPLKALHFLHTETVDIIFLDINMPGLNGVEFIQSLTKKPTIIFTTAYAEFALDGYENDVADYLLKPIRFERFLKAINKVKSSSEGSVSEDDFIMVKIAHGLQKIRLEEILFLKKDSNYIEIHQVDGRKDLIRENMNTIYDVFPQQHFMRIHKSFVVAKRHIKIIESHQVTLQSGHKISIGPSYREDIIKEFPYRK
- a CDS encoding serine hydrolase domain-containing protein; protein product: MKIMNKYCLSVISVLTLLVFSSCGDDSNDDGVSVNMVQTVLNEFEDTFVKGGAAALILKSNGEIISGAIGESEEGTPLSADLSFAVGSISKTFTCVLTLQLIEEGSLKLTSTINELLPEIVSEKIPGNITIQQLLIHNSGLDHPLPGSNGLFNFVINNPSTEITFEKFVEFMEPPHSEPGTKFLYSDANYKVLGMVVEKIKGAEFSEVLRNELFNSLELNDTFLGLLEVPTNEQAFAWVNTESIKDLDRTAVESMGRYTGDVWSSCGNLANWFHAIFQKEVISESSLSLITTFNKGADGLDYGAGMFRSAYGGKLVYWHSGFTIAYSSFVGYVPSTGDIVVIINNQWNNEELINMVNDLVKEL
- a CDS encoding sialidase family protein, with protein sequence MNKHLQILAAIALLVAGCKSSTDQETVSENVPSQVNWLDEFPGSLPHLYTDLDSNVYLSWVIESDDTARLVYDQIGTDMNPKPITSGTDWFVNWADYPMISTLHGQNFLAHYLQKSSEGTYSYDIKVTVSNDSGNAWNAPFVLHDDGKEAEHGFVSVTPYMDNFLVVWLDGRNTVMEESHDGHGQGGAMTLRAAILNTNGEKLNEWELDNSVCDCCQTSVAITSSGPAVVYRNRSEDEIRDMYVVRFVDNEWTEPVAVHHDNWNIAGCPVNGPRISAYGNQAVVAWFTAPDEPRVNVVFTKDGGETFSNPVRLDKGSAIGRVDAVMLDDEKAFVTWMEGENIEGALVSASGEVLKRTVIASSSTARSSGFPQITSDGDDIFVAFTDTSSGRVKLGVVKI
- a CDS encoding TlpA family protein disulfide reductase produces the protein MKKKYKSALALLTIVLVSVACSTKEQANTPQIDIKTLSGESSTLEDYEGKVVFLNIWATWCAPCIKEMPSIEKLTELYGDDVEFLIASNEEVDKIIQFKEKKSFKLNFVQLQNTPESLGVFALPATFVFNRAGELAFEEKGSRNWYSEESKSQIKKIITDE
- a CDS encoding DUF3347 domain-containing protein; amino-acid sequence: MKTTLLSIATVSLLMACGAQKGEEKETTTEATTEVKEEATSEEAATDSSAELVQAYMKLKDALVATNGAEAKAAATEMHNVITENDNQGELMSAAMKISNTEDVEEQRKAFLDLTAAFIAHVKANGSDETLYVQYCPMAFDNNGGNWVSLSSEIRNPYFGDKMLKCGKVEEEI
- a CDS encoding efflux RND transporter periplasmic adaptor subunit gives rise to the protein MKNITKTILVAVSTLLIGLLIGWLIFGNSNDTNNAEHDHSAAAVGVETVWTCSMHPQIRQNEAGDCPICGMDLIPLEEDAGNLDPNAISMSPTAMQLANVRTLIVGTNAANKSVRLTGKVQADERQLFTQSSHIPGRVEKLNVNFTGDYVNKGQVIAYVYSPELVTAQEELLEAEKIKEKQPALFSAAKEKLKNWKLTDAQVEKVVTSKKTITEFPIVANVSGYVTKKMVNLGDYLKAGQPIYEIANLSKVWVLFDVYESDLQWVKKGNEISYTVKSLPGKTFTGKVTYIDPTIDPKTRVAKARVEVANKDLALKPEMFATGQIKSSQDGKDATLTVPKSAVMWTGKRSVVYVMNQSSEGVSFMMREVTLGPELGEEYVIESGLEAGEEIAVNGTFSIDAAAQLAGKPSMMNPAGGAVMTGHNHGGSSGQMAEMKVEVQKTAIDPQAKDALKPIYTHYLKLKDALVASNFDQAKEAANMLKKSVNNVNMALFKGDAHNTWMALSDNFKSSLEHTNHWSDIEAIRTAFIPISNTLISLTKAFNPNREKIYVQYCPMAANNTGASWISMEEQIRNPYFGDAMLTCGNVEEELAGSAKATPAESDKPKPKSPKTSAMGNIGNTHIHIDYSSPSVRGRVIWGGLVAYDKVWSSGAHKATTIDFSNDVTINNTKVPAGKYGFFTIPGKDQWTIILSKDWDMHLADDYTQANDLLRFKVKPTKLNEPVESLKYEVIPSNDKSGVIKLSWSDLSVSFKVINN
- a CDS encoding sensor histidine kinase — encoded protein: MRRKVFTIIIHITCWSLFILLLCKLFPAYSLIQSDEGETGFLITHTYYYWVLGGSCMFFFYFHSQLLFPKLFLRKKYLAYFISLILLMVFVPAMQYLIDTLLIQYLTLPSDSKVSVKGFFIESIGLNTSSLTYVNCFAFTLGYSFYDSWVKDQQLKKLILQDKIKAENQLLRAQINPHFLFNTLNTFFSLAQKHKAPVIEDGVATLSEMFRYTLENKDTTLMPLTKEIEYVKSYVHLQGLRFKDGDDVDIQFKIEGDFEGKEIHQMILINFIENAFKHGINISGRSYIHIDIDVAEKFQMKVRNSVGSKARDDISFGVGLDNTKNRLDLLYPNKHQLYIESTDNYYEVILTLELP
- a CDS encoding permease, whose amino-acid sequence is MEQTSFLRHWSDAAHTSVGFFWMALWAFILGYAISSIIQIFVTEKRMQKTMGDAGGKSVFLGAFFGFISSSCSFSALATSKSLFQKGASFVSSIAFLLASTNLVIELGIIISIFLGWQFLVGEYVGGILLILFSWLLIKLINPTKLIQNARNKLSDSKDEAGDDKSFNQKLTSEESWAKVGKQYFMEWKMVWKDVTVGFTIAGIVSAFVPDSFFQTLFINTGVGKQSYDFFTLLEHVIVGPVAAFLTFIGSMGNIPLAALLFGKGVSFAGVIAFIFSDLVVFPVLRINAKYYGWKMSFFILFLLFTSLIGTSLILHYGFELFNLIPQSSGVSIAENDHFAIDYTFYMNLGFLLISGALLYFGLIKGKDVMHHKEMAPKSPLLEKILKWLALTCYLWLAVGLLLKFVIE